A genome region from Penicillium psychrofluorescens genome assembly, chromosome: 3 includes the following:
- a CDS encoding uncharacterized protein (ID:PFLUO_004964-T1.cds;~source:funannotate) encodes MMRPRFSACRRCLARSRHFTTTAPVEQHAQNAPPPSPPATGYARLTNRGLISITGVDSSTFLQGLITQNMLVTNDPSLRIRRTGSYTAFLNSQGRVLNDAFIYPFSGTEEESGWLVEVDKNEVSTLLKHLKKHKLRAKLKLRALEDGERSVWSSWKDHPEPRWAAYNLETEASPSPFSTSNVLGCIDSRAPGFGSRLVTPGSEDLRAYLPDETQIAGSEVELASYTVRRMLNGVAEGQTEIIRESALPMECNMDMARGIDFRKGCYVGQELTIRTHHTGVVRKRILPVQLYGQGQSESAEISYDPSVQLALPPGGSNISKSGGRRGRSAGKFLNGVGNIGLALCRLEMMTDIALTGEGTQYTPGQEFKVSWTTDSEQPVEVKLQAFVPSWTRDFIFSGTHKPPSRNTEVDGERAKGMVEQLEEEEAQRRTE; translated from the coding sequence ATGATGCGCCCTCGCTTCTCCGCATGCCGCCGCTGTCTAGCCCGTAGCAGACACTTCACAACAACCGCACCAGTCGAGCAACACGCCCAAAATGCCccgccaccttctcccccgGCAACCGGATACGCCCGACTCACAAACCGCGGACTCATCTCAATCACAGGTGTCGACAGCTCGACCTTCCTCCAAGGCCTGATCACCCAGAATATGCTGGTAACCAACGACCCAAGCCTCAGAATCCGGCGCACAGGCTCATACACGGCATTTCTCAATTCGCAAGGCCGCGTCCTGAACGACGCATTCATCTACCCGTTTTCCGGGACAGAAGAAGAGTCCGGGTGGCTGGTTGAGGTGGACAAGAACGAAGTCTCGACTCTGCTGAAGCATCTCAAGAAACACAAGCTGCGCGCGAAGCTGAAACTCCGCGCcctcgaggacggcgagcgCTCCGTCTGGTCCTCGTGGAAGGATCACCCGGAGCCCCGCTGGGCAGCCTATAACCTCGAGACCGAGGCGTCGCCGTCGCCTTTCTCCACGTCAAATGTGCTGGGATGCATTGATTCGCGCGCTCCCGGGTTTGGATCGAGATTGGTGACGCCCGGCTCGGAGGACCTGCGCGCATATCTCCCCGATGAGACACAGATTGCCGGGTCTGAGGTCGAGCTGGCATCGTACACTGTGCGCCGGATGTTGAATGGTGTTGCGGAGGGGCAGACGGAGATTATTCGTGAGTCGGCGCTGCCGATGGAATGCAATATGGATATGGCGCGCGGGATCGATTTCCGGAAGGGTTGCTACGTCGGCCAGGAATTGACGATCCGTACGCACCATACCGGTGTGGTGCGGAAGCGCATTCTGCCTGTTCAGCTTTATGGTCAGGGACAGTCGGAGAGCGCAGAGATTTCATATGATCCGTCGGTGCAACTGGCGTTGCCGCCGGGAGGGTCGAATATCTCCAAGAGTGGTGGTCGTCGAGGTCGGAGCGCGGGGAAATTTCTCAATGGCGTGGGAAACATTGGTCTGGCCCTGTGCCgactggagatgatgacCGACATTGCTTTGACTGGTGAAGGCACCCAGTATACTCCCGGGCAGGAGTTCAAGGTCTCCTGGACCACCGATTCCGAGCAGCCGGTTGAGGTCAAGCTGCAGGCTTTCGTTCCATCCTGGACGAGAGACTTCATTTTCTCCGGCACACACAAGCCCCCATCACGGAATACCGAAGTTGATGGTGAACGGGCGAAGGGTATGGTGGAAcagttggaagaagaggaggcgcAGCGACGGACAGAGTAA
- a CDS encoding uncharacterized protein (ID:PFLUO_004965-T1.cds;~source:funannotate), whose protein sequence is MSDDLKAHAASNEDFYTLLDLSPAANDTEIRRAYRRTALKYHPDKIANPTPADIDKFHLLQIANDVLSDPSVRQLYDNAREARQRKQRERDLMDSAKRQMREDLEARERAGAAAAMGAGAGRGVKRTWMGAGDDDAEEKLQREIERIAENNRRMRREAQEKLEKEASEEQKKTREEEEEARRAADRSSQRVDRSQDGGMNVPEMERSVKVRWIREGPGVDLDKDRLAALFASFGKVEHTILLKDKRQRVGEKREKKTVATGMLVFASIVSAHSAVLDSKKKIGPHAATGEWAVIDSVFWASGTQPDLGTGTEHRSSPSPSKQDTTAAPPPSTTTSSFNFPGTKVPTNGSKAPSFASFNSVPANPPKASSFNPATKTPGAPSFQEQIMMRMKAAQREKEEREALLEKMAKEDAAADAAESAAAKAT, encoded by the coding sequence ATGTCAGACGACCTTAAGGCGCACGCCGCCTCCAATGAAGACTTCTACAccctcctcgacctctccCCTGCTGCGAACGACACCGAGATTCGACGCGCCTACCGGCGCACGGCACTAAAGTACCACCCCGATAAGATCGCGAACCCAACACCAGCAGACATCGACAAGTTCCACCTCCTTCAAATCGCCAATGATGTCCTGTCTGACCCATCCGTCCGGCAACTCTACGATAATGCGCGGGAGGCGCGACAGCGCaagcagcgcgagcgcgaCCTGATGGATTCGGCGAAGCGGCAAATGCGCGAGGATCTCGAGGCAAGGGAACGAGCTGGCgcggctgcggcgatgggtgctggtgctgggcGGGGTGTGAAGAGGACCTGGATGGGCGctggtgatgacgatgcaGAGGAAAAGTTGCAGCGCGAGATTGAACGGATTGCTGAGAATAATCGACGGATGCGTCGCGAGGCGCAGGAGAaattggagaaggaagccagtgaggagcagaagaagacacgggaggaagaggaggaggctCGCCGGGCTGCGGATAGGAGTAGCCAGCGGGTTGACCGTTCGCAGGATGGTGGGATGAATGTCCCGGAGATGGAGCGTTCGGTCAAGGTGCGCTGGATCAGAGAAGGGCCTGGGGTGGATTTGGATAAGGATCGATTGGCGGCGCTCTTTGCGTCGTTCGGCAAAGTCGAACATACCATCCTGCTCAAGGATAAACGACAACGCGTGGGGGAgaagcgcgagaagaagactgtTGCTACGGGCATGCTGGTGTTTGCATCCATTGTCAGCGCGCACTCGGCGGTGCTggacagcaagaagaagattggtCCGCATGCTGCTACTGGGGAATGGGCTGTCATCGACTCCGTTTTCTGGGCATCCGGCACGCAGCCCGATCTGGGGACCGGCACAGAGCACAggtcttctccctcgccatccaAGCAGGACACCACAGCCGCACCGCCCCCCTCGACGACTACGTCGTCATTCAACTTTCCAGGAACGAAGGTACCGACAAATGGTAGCAAAGCGCCATCTTTTGCTTCGTTCAATTCCGTGCCGGCGAATCCTCCCAAGGCGTCCTCATTCAATCCTGCGACGAAAACACCAGGTGCGCCTAGCTTTCAAGAACAGATAATGATGCGCATGAAGGCCGCACAGCGCGAGAAAGAGGAGCGCGAGGCTCTTCTCGAGAAAATGGCCAAAGAGGACGCAGCAGCGGATGCTGCGGAGTCTGCTGCTGCGAAAGCCACTTAA